One Clarias gariepinus isolate MV-2021 ecotype Netherlands chromosome 18, CGAR_prim_01v2, whole genome shotgun sequence genomic window carries:
- the LOC128506385 gene encoding RING finger protein 175-like has product MDVGVVMLFYGLYYGVMGRDFAEICSDYMASTIGYYNTGGMPSRSLCHDVCAVCGQKTLVDVDEEGVIEDTYQLSCNHIFHEFCIRGWCIVGKKQTCPYCNEKVDLKRMMNNPHTDSHREAAFRFISTFGM; this is encoded by the exons ATGGATGTGGGCGTGGTCATGCTGTTCTACGGTCTGTACTACGGAGTGATGGGACGCGACTTTgctgaaatctgctctgattaCATGGCGTCCACCATCGGG tactATAACACGGGCGGGATGCCGTCTCGCAGTCTATGCCATGACGTCTGCGCCGTGTGCGGACAGAAGACGCTAGTGGACGTTGACGAGGAGGGCGTGATCGAGGACACGTACCAGCTCTCCTGCAATCACAT ATTTCATGAGTTCTGCATTCGCGGctggtgcattgtgggtaagaAGCAGACGTGTCCGTACTGCAATGAGAAAGTCGACCTGAAGAGAATGATGAACAACCC GCACACGGACTCACACAGAGAGGCAGCGTTCAGGTTCATCTCCACTTTTGGCATGTGA
- the rnf175 gene encoding RING finger protein 175, which produces MSYRENWKVQHEKLHVKHRGHEAMHAEMVLILMATLVVAQIVLVQWKQRHCRSYTLVTLLQMWVVPLYFTLKLYWWRFLSTWGMFSVITSYVIFRATRKPLSGKTPRMVYKWFLLIYKLSYAVGVLGYLAIMFTLFGFNVFFSIRAEDSMDVGVVMLFYGLYYGVMGRDFAEICSDYMASTIGYYNTGGMPSRSLCHDVCAVCGQKTLVDVDEEGVIEDTYQLSCNHIFHEFCIRGWCIVGKKQTCPYCNEKVDLKRMMNNPWERTHVLYGQLLDWLRYLVAWQPVIIGVVHGINFSLGLE; this is translated from the exons ATGTCGTACAGAGAAAACTGGAA AGTCCAGCATGAGAAGCTGCACGTGAAGCACCGCGGCCATGAGGCGATGCACGCGGAGATGGTGCTGATCCTGATGGCCACGCTGGTGGTGGCGCAGATCGTCCTGGTGCAGTGGAAGCAGAGACACTGCAGGTCCTACACC ttagtgaCCCTCCTGCAGATGTGGGTGGTGCCCCTGTACTTTACCCTGAAGCTGTACTGGTGGCGTTTCCTCTCCACATGGGGCATGTTCTCCGTCATCACCAGCTACGTCATCTTCAGAGCCACACGCAAACCGCTCTCCGGGAAAACGCCCAG gATGGTGTATAAATGGTTTCTGCTCATCTATAAGCTGAGTTACGCTGTAGGAGTCCTCGGCTACCTCGCCATCATGTTCACTCTCTTTGGGTTCAACGTGTTCTTCAG TATCAGAGCGGAGGACTCGATGGATGTGGGCGTGGTCATGCTGTTCTACGGTCTGTACTACGGAGTGATGGGACGCGACTTTgctgaaatctgctctgattaCATGGCGTCCACCATCGGG tactATAACACGGGCGGGATGCCGTCTCGCAGTCTATGCCATGACGTCTGCGCCGTGTGCGGACAGAAGACGCTAGTGGACGTGGACGAGGAGGGCGTGATCGAGGACACGTACCAGCTCTCCTGCAATCACAT ATTTCATGAGTTCTGCATTCGCGGctggtgcattgtgggtaagaAGCAGACGTGTCCGTACTGCAACGAGAAAGTCGATCTGAAGAGAATGATGAACAACCC CTGGGAGAGGACACACGTGCTGTACGGACAGCTCCTGGACTGGCTCAGGTACCTGGTCGCCTGGCAGCCCGTCATCATTGGCGTTGTGCACGGGATTAACTTCTCACTCGGCCTGGAGTGA
- the trim2b gene encoding tripartite motif-containing protein 2: protein MEALQGSPDSSSEECTVLEAFPGKGSVCAQHKGKAVELYCLACESAVCEECVLREHADHPTDSLEKVVDQQRTDLQERMNAAQRRLPQIRDTVQNLKDLLQQLSTQKNSIEEDIHSSFNELHKTLDTRKSVLLMELEVTCGLKQKVLQNQLDTLLKDEADISRSCSQTGEALEGASEAAVLQTHKDFGEHLSELASQGLPLQPEENDQLELIMEVEGLRKSIHNLGTVITTNAVASQTEASGDGLEQCIVGQPTSILITTRDKSGGLCKSGNALISGEVFTPDGSVMDGEILDHKNGTYEFLYTVYKEGDFSLALRLYDQHIKGSPFQLRVTGSPDDSPTTTSGANAASTGSSDGGARRRSAKSPGSRSRQKGMRRGGSLFSTPKKKVNPIEDDLIFRVGTKGRNKGEFTNLQGVAASAGSILIADSNNQCVQIFSNEGEFQSRFGVRGRSPGQLQRPTGVAVHPNGDIIIADYDNKWVSIFSSDGKYKAKLGSGRLMGPKGVSVDQNGHVIVVDNKACMVFIFQPSGKLVTKFGSRGNGDKQFAGPHFAAVNNNNEIIVTDFHNHSVKVFSAEGEFLLKFGSNGEGNGQFNAPTGVAVDVNGNIIVADWGNSRIQVFDGSGSFLSYINTAADPLYGPQGLALTSDGHVVVADSGNHCFKVYRYLQ from the exons ATGGAGGCACTGCAGGGTTCTCCAGACAGCAGCAGTGAGGAATGTACCGTTCTAGAGGCTTTTCCTGGCAAAGGATCAGTTTGTGCTCAACACAAAGGAAAA gCTGTGGAGTTGTATTGCCTGGCGTGTGAGAGtgcagtgtgtgaggagtgtgtccTGAGGGAACATGCCGACCACCCGACTGACTCGCTGGAGAAAGTTGTGGATCAACAGCGAACAGATTTGCAGGAGAGAATGAATGCAGCTCAGAGAAG GCTTCCCCAGATCAGAGACACGGTACAGAACCTAAAGGACCTCTTGCAGCAGCTAAGCACTCAGAAGAACTCTATCGAGGAGGACATCCACTCCTCCTTTAACGAGCTCCACAAGACCCTGGACACACGTAAGAGCGTCCTGCTCATGGAGTTAGAGGTGACCTGTGGATTAAAGCagaag GTTCTGCAGAATCAGTTGGACACTCTGCTTAAAGACGAGGCTGATATCAGTAGAAGCTGTAGTCAGACTGGAGAGGCGTTGGAGGGGGCAAGTGAAGCTGCTGTTCTGCAGACTCATAAAGACTTTGGAGAGCATTTGAGCGAGCTGGCCAGTCAGGGCCTTCCTCTCCAACCTGAGGAGAACGATCAGCTGGAGCTCATTATGGAAGTGGAAGGTCTTCGTAAATCCATCCACAACCTGGGCACCGTCATCACCACCAATGCGGTGGCCAGCCAGACCGAGGCTTCAGGAGATGGTTTAGAGCAATGCATTGTTGGTCAGCCAACGTCCATCCTCATAACAACCAGAGACAAGTCAGGGGGCCTGTGTAAATCGGGCAATGCTCTCATCTCAGGAGAAGTTTTCACACCTGATGGTAGTGTCATGGATGGAGAGATTTTGGACCATAAGAATGGCACCTATGAGTTCCTGTACACAGTGTACAAGGAGGGAGACTTTAGTCTGGCGCTGAGGCTCTATGATCAGCACATTAAGGGAAGCCCCTTCCAGTTGAGGGTCACCGGTTCTCCAGACGATTCTCCCACCACTACATCTGGAGCCAACGCCGCCTCCACAGGCTCCAGCgatggtggtgcaaggcgacggaGTGCCAAGTCTCCAGGGAGCAGGAGCCGTCAGAAAGGGATGCGGAGAGGCGGGAGCTTGTTCAGCACACCCAAAAAGAAAGTAAATCCCATTGAAGATGATCTTATCTTCAGAGTCG GAACTAAAGGAAGAAATAAAGGTGAATTTACCAACCTCCAGGGTGTAGCCGCCTCAGCAGGAAGTATCCTGATTGCAGACAGTAATAATCAGTGTGTGCAG ATCTTCTCCAATGAGGGTGAGTTTCAGAGCAGGTTTGGAGTTCGTGGTCGTTCCCCAGGGCAGCTGCAGAGGCCCACTGGTGTCGCTGTGCATCCAAATGGTGACATCATCATTGCTGACTATGATAACAAGTGGGTTAGCATCTTCTCCAGTGATGGCAAATACAAG GCAAAGCTGGGGTCTGGCAGGCTGATGGGTCCGAAGGGCGTCTCTGTGGATCAGAACGGTCACGTGATTGTGGTGGACAACAAGGCCTGCATGGTGTTCATCTTCCAGCCCAGTGGGAAACTTGTGACAAAGTTTGGCAGCAGAGGAAACGGTGACAAACAATTTGCAG GACCCCATTTTGCTGCAgtcaacaataataatgaaataattgtCACTGACTTTCACAACCACTCTGTTAAG GTGTTCAGTGCTGAAGGCGAGTTCCTGCTCAAATTCGGCTCAAACGGTGAAGGTAACGGTCAGTTTAACGCTCCCACGGGCGTGGCGGTGGACGTTAACGGGAACATCATCGTAGCGGACTGGGGAAACAGTCGCATACAG GTGTTTGATGGAAGCGGGTCTTTTCTGTCCTACATCAACACGGCAGCGGATCCCCTCTACGGGCCGCAGGGTCTCGCCCTGACCTCCGACGGCCATGTGGTCGTGGCTGACTCGGGCAACCACTGCTTTAAGGTGTACCGTTACCTTCAGTGA